agctcatgagactatcatatcgaaggcaacaccttgtgagcctcatgtggatactagcactactacccaaaatgctatattgccatgtgctagtcctagtaattcatccactcatagtattgctaaatcttgtgatgaattatcttccttgccttgttgctctaacaatgaaggttctacttcctctagtacttgtgttgttactaaccatgtagaggaaatcaaagagctcaaggcccaagtcacttctttgaagaccgacttggtaaagagtcatgaagggaaatgcaaacttgacacgatgttaagtgtgcaacaatcccccaatgacaagagtggacttggattcaaatccaacaacaagaacaagtccaacaacaacaacaacaacaagaagaagggccaagtacaagtcaaagacccggccaagattgtttgcttcaagtgcaaaattgaagggcaccatgttagatcttgccctttgaagaagaagcaaaaagggaagcggcctcaagctcaaactcatattcaacctcaagttgaagaaattccacttcccaagaagaatcaagccaatgctcccattgtggagaaatctagtgagaagaaggagaggaaaagaacttgctacatatgccgtgagaagggccacatctcctctttttgcactattggtacctcatccaactctatctccattgatgatgtttattctcttcgtaaggatgagggtggcaatgtgtttgccaaatatgttggtgctcaaagtggtgtcaagaaaagaaccatttgggttgccaggcctattgtgactaacctcttaggacccaacttagttggggaccaacaatccaaaacttgatcaataggtgcttgttggagggcattggagacttggttacatcatgaagaattaagggatcttcatcatttatattatctcaagccaagtctcttggtaatcttacttctatcatacacccaatgttcctccttgcggtaacatgtgctcaactcatttatattgaaagttactcgcccctttgcatgtgttagttttgttcctaacatgtgtttgtatatgttgtgcatcctacttgtttttcttaagcaatcaagtctatgtatgttaggttgcacaccatgtatttgtgcttgtgttggagcctctttgcatcttgttgtatcttatatggctcttatgagagattaatggactataacattttgggggagtgatatgcctttaggaatttcacaatcctaacaatgtgtgtacatgaggaatatcacttagaattgatattgcaagattatctagtctctatgtggtatgtcatcttcatgagaaattcaaattctaatgtccattaatatctctagttggatcttatttgcctcttgtgaaaatatattccttatcacattatgagggagtaataagctttgtgcatattacaagcctaggaaatgtgaacatttgaggttgtgtcacatagaattgatattgtaaattgtctctcatatgtgacatgttttctcaaacaagttccaatttgcttaaatggcttcattgctaatatctttgtggatcttatttgtgaaagtttttcttggcatggtttttcacaatgtgtccctcaatacatttttggaaaaccatgtgcttcaagtcatactattaattgctttgcatgttggtatgaatgctattaattgctttgcatgttggtatgaatactattaattgctttgcatgttggtatgaatactattaattgctttgcatgttggtatgactaattgaagctatcaagaaactctctttgcatgatggttaactcttatcttttaccatatgctttatttggtgtaaaaaatgatcttacatatacttacaaactaccaccggaaaatatttcctaatagctcttgtcctaggacaattggcaatctattattgggtagaaatttattgatcatatttacattggctcttgtgtttaaattgtcttatttattgccatgaatgtgttgtgctttgactcccatgtgtcttccttgcatcttatggatctaatttgtctattcaaactttcttagcattttagtagttttaggtagcgtgatgatcctagttgtgtgcatttagtattcatatgcaaaatcctagataatgcactaatcttgggggagctctcctatatttgttagaatgcttaacatctcttgatctttatcaaaaatttggttttgggagtcataaattttctttttggtactttgtgccatcataaaaagtgtcgagggtttggtttatttgttggaaccttgctctcttgggagttggttatctcattcctttgtgcttaggcttaattagcttcttataatgagataagtctttggagtctatcttgtgttgatttgattctttgatataatttggacaaccattgtctcttggtttatttggtgttttgtccaaattgtatcttcctttggattcttgaaagtattgtgcatgcatatttaatatatgtatatcttatggcatgtgtcactttctttgatccaatatatagggtaaactccatcaaatcctaatttggctaagatgtgcatgaaattcaatttcatatctatatgcacatagaattgtggagtttgtcctatatgttgtagtgtgtctaactacttcggacccaattagtttggggaccattttgtacttacctttgtgttaggtacaatggatatgcattgaatgcttgtctcactcttggaaagaagtggtgactcaatggtaacgtgaggcaagctaggatgatcaacgaacacatatctactacatccacaccaatgctatcttggtaacaagtatcttctcatgcatacttttcttgtatccaaccttatggttgcatcttggcatgaatctcttgatttgcaaatgttgtgcttcttgcaaaagtcttaatgaaacctctttattgtgaatgtgagtaatttgagatgagtgcatgtgttgggaagtattttaaatcatgctcatgattcatccatcccaactatgcctatctagcaattttgttgcatatcaattcctcaaggctctcacatgtgcaatatagatgaaagtgcaaatttagttacttcttttggtatccccgtttgtgatacttgttgcctttctcaaatgcatcccaactatcttctatcccttgttgatatttgtgatgtattttagttgtttgtggttgaagttcatgaatgtacaataagataatattgagcctttggccatgctattaagcaaaaatcttattggtatattgcatgacttcgtcttggatatcatgctatttttcttgtgtatctatttggtgtgtgcatgtttctttgtggataaatatctttgtgatattgtccacttagagaaacttatacacataagagatgatacatctccatttgatatcttttttatttgttgcatgttgattggtcatgctaagaaatataattcattgaagactatgatgatgctttttgctcatccatataatagtcttataatatgctttatcatgcctttcacatatcttcttggttgagccttttattatggtgcctcttactttttgctcaactatttgtttgttgcaagtgttaagcttatttctctagctatgatctattccaaatgtttgtgttttaaatggtaatgagggagtgaggattccatgttatgcatattgtattcaaatacaacattttaatttatgcatgtaccttggggagcttcctcatttgatttagagcactatcttgtggcgatcattagagtttgattcacttggtatcttttgtttttgaatgatattatgggagtgatgattccatgtttgtgcactttatactctaatggaaattgtctagttttgtgcacaaaccttggggagcttcctcatattatttagagcaatcttcttgatcttatcataatatctatctttcttttggtatcttccttgtggttcatttggttgcttgcttcatttgttgaagcttcttgactttgttatctttttgcaatctttgatcctatctatagtgtgattccttccgaatattcgtcattggatatgagcatttgattccactcaaattatgagaaatgcacacgctatggaggaactctcactatattggccttctaaatttttcacccatttcggcaattggtgccaatgggggagaagtttggagggtttaagggaatttggttatgtctttgctttgtgcttaagcatgtgcttttattgcattgcatcttgttgctttgcatagttgaatatttagaggaaactccactaggctttgaatgccaatatatgcaatgaaagtcaagatcattcacacatgcatatattatgggggagtttgctctatatattcaacttatttgttacttcaattccttatataaaccctctcaaagagattgtcatcaattaccaaaatgggggagattgaaagtgcatggagcccccatgtgtggttttggtaattaatgacaatccctatggactaatgtttgcattgagttatatttgtaggagttgtccataggcaattcttgaaccatatgttggcttcaaggttgcaataagaagaaattgatgaaggatatcaagtgtcaagtatgtcttgaagatgaagatgaagtgagccctcaagctacttcaagacatcaacatgatgaagaatgaagaaatgaagtgcaagttcaagatgagccatctcgaagagatcctttgcttgagtcttgccatccatatggtgatcatggatatgtgaagatgcgtagaagaagaagctctcccatggtggattatgggggagcaatccacaagacttcgtcaagcaagcacaagcaagaaaggcgttccatcttgttgaggtcaagatcgtcgtcatcgagctcaagtggaatgcgcaagtataaggtttgctcttgatagggtttgtttctcaccggtctcatagtgtagttggagaccggtttatagtttagttgccgtactatcaagagggctctcgagtgagtaactcgatcgtatcgttcggagagagctcaaacctttgcatccttgcatcatctttcttggttgttatttggaccttatccatgtgatgttttagagcttgtgcttattctcatgacaagctctagttcatcgaaacggatttcgcatagatcacttgttgcgttttcgagtttggttcatcatctttcttggttttatttggatcttatccatgtgatgttttagagcttgtgcttattctcatgacaagctctagttcattgagaatggtttttccatgggcaacttgttgcattttcaagattggaggttttaccaggtatgtctttttgagataggtcaaacctttcatcatttgtttctatcctcctttgctggactatgatgtttctatgcatattgttgtagagctcgttgttgtgatttcaacgagcccaagatcatcgaaatcggagtccggatgcaaaagttatgcccgttttagttttggtgtttctgcggttttcttaggccggatattttggaaatatccgggccggattatccgggccggatatttcggaaatatccggcccccgaaatcgtctaaggaccggaagaaaagcagctctggataggggccggatttttggccggattttgtccagagttttgtccccgaggccggattatccggccccggataatccggccccaacttgggcagGAATATCCGGCctgttttgcccaaacggcttgattttcttgggggtataaatacccccttcttcctccttgggctgtgcttctctcactctctctctcctccattgttgaactagagaagcttgctctatctctcaatccctccatgattcttgcccccatttgagggaaaagagagagagatctagatctacatttctaccaatcaaatccatctctttgtgagtggaactctctagatcttgatcttggtgttctttgtgaattcctttgttcttcctctcttattcccccaatagcttttgtagctttgttggaatttgagagagaaggacttgagcatctttgtggtgttcttgccattgcatttggtgcatcggtttgagttctccacggtgattcgtggaggtgaaagcaaggaagttgttactcttgggttcttggaaccctagacggattctaggcctttgtggcgatttgttgggagcctccaattaagttgtggatgtgtgccccaatctttgtgtaaggcccggtttccgcctcgaaggaaatcccttagtggaaccgtgacctaggcctttgtggcgagggtcaccggagatttaggtgaggcgccttcgtggcgttcggtgtgtggtgtgagtaccgcatcttggggtgaggcctttgtggcgttggtgtgcatcgagcaaccacacctcaaggtgagcctcttgtggcgttcgggagcactaagcaaccgcacctctccaccggagattagcactcgcaagagtgtgaactccgggataaatcatcgtctcccgcgtgcctcggttatctctatacccgagctctttacttatgcaccttaccttgtgatagccatcgtgcttgaagttatatatatcttgctatcacatacttgcttgtattgcttagcataagttgttggtgcacataggtgaactcttgcttagaataagttgttggtgcacataggtgaaccatagtatatatgctttgggcttgacaaagtaaacgcttgttttattccgcatttgttaagcccatctcgtaaaagttttaaatcgcctattcaccccccccccctctaggcgacatccgtgtcctttcagatgCCTAGCCTCGTCGCCTCCTCGTCAATTAGTTCTTCTGGCAGCTCAATTTTTCCGCCCTCCTCTAGTCCCATCCAGATATCGTGGAAGACGCAGGCCACAAAGTTTTCGAAGTCATCCCACACCTCCCTGCCCAGgctatcggggggggggggggaggcggCGATGGAAGACACTGGCGATGAGGCCATGGCAGCGGGCCGAAGTTGTAGTCCTAGTCGTTGAGGAACCCTACCATCCGCCTCTTATCCGGTATTGTGCCCCGGTGGTGGTAGTTGTCCCACATGGGGGAGTCGTTGGTGTAGGTTGGGTCGGCACGGAGGTCCGGCGGAAGAATATGCCCCGCCTTTGTTGGATCTCGTGGAGCCGCTCTCAGTCGGAATGTAGCACCGACGGGGATGGCACTCCCGCGCCGCTGACGCACCACCCGCCGGGCAGGTGCACGACGTTCCAACCGTCGCATGGCTTCAAGTTGTCGTAGAGCTGCCACGGACGGTGACAGAGGGGAAACCCTTATCCGAGGTTTCTCCTCCTTCTCCCTCGACGAGGATGCCTCGTGGTCGTTGATGGCTCTTACAAAACCAACAAAATCTTGAAACgttggactccaagtgcagagtgtgtaGTCCAGGAAACAACTTTCCCCGCAAGGGTGACTCTAGGGTTTATACCGAACTCTCGGGGAGCTGAGCAGAAAAAAaaattctcttctctcttcttctagcaatcttgcaaagtaaaataaaagccttgtgtccccaagTCCACCTTGTGAGATTGTGATGGGGCCTCTCAAAACTCGACACTACAACACTTGTTGTCTCAAGCTTCATCGAATTCCATATATTTTTAAATATTTTACACGTTATTTTGGAGCCGCTTTTACTACAAGAACACTAAACATATACTTTTGAGGTGTTGTTGACAATTAAGCATAAAGGGCGTCCATTTCCAGGTGAGCCCCACCATCATCACGAGAGCGCGTGCCGCCCAATCCCGCGCTCCTGATTGGCCAGTGCACCCCCTCCCACGGATCAGTCCACCCGAACCAGCATCCACCGTCCACCTCGGCTCCCATCCGACGGCGCGCACGCCAGGTCACGCGGATCGCCCCCGCAGCCCGCACTGCTATAAAACCCCCGAACACGGTAGCTCCAAACTcactcaaacacaaatcccatccTCCTCCTCTCCCATCATCCCACCACACCAAATCCTCTCGCCGGAGCCAAGCAAGATGGACGCCAGCAAGGGGAAGAAGTTCGCAGCCAAGAAACTCGGCGGGCCGAGGAAGAAGTCGGTGACCCGCTCCGTCAAGGCCGGGCTCCAGTTCCCCGTCGGCCGCATCGGGCGCTACCTCAAGAAGGGCCGCTACGCCAAGCGCGTCGGCACCGGCGCCCCCGTCTACCTCGCCGCCGTCCTCGAGTACCTCGCTGCCGAGGCACGCCGCCCCacccctctccctccctcccaaCCCGCCCGTCACCCAATCTAACCATTCTTCCCGCTGCTGCAGGTTCTGGAGCTCGCTGGCAACGCGGCGcgcgacaacaagaagtcccggaTCGTGCCGAGGCACCTGCTGCTCGCCATCCGCAACGACCAGGAGCTCGGGAGGCTGCTCGGCGGCGTCACCATCGCCCACGGCGGCGTGCTGCCCAACATCAACCCGGTGCTTCTCCCCAAGAAGTCTGTTGAGAAGGCCGAGAAGGCCGCCGCCAAGTCGCCCAAGAAGGCGGCCAAGTCCCCCAAGAAGGCTGCCAAGGCGTAGATCCGTccactgctgctgttgctgatgaACTTAGTGCTTTGATTGAGAGTGTTGTCTAGTTGTAGTTTAGTAGCTCGGTTTGTTTGGGGACGTGGTCCCCTAACTTTGTTCTGTAATCGTGAGCGTGAGGAAGCCACTTGCTTCCTCTGTCTAATGAATTATCCAAGTTGTGTTTTCATCTGAGGTATTGTTAAACGGCAACTGATGATATCTCTTTTGATTCCTGCAGTTTGAGTAAATTAACCATGTTTGCACTACTGACCGTTTGTTCATAGAATTTCAATACTGTCTTCTCCTGAATTAATACAAGTTTCACCACTGAGTGATGCCGTTATATTGGCTCAATCAGATTGTTGACACCGAGCATGGCTTCTGCAACCAATACACTTTCTTCTCCTGATTTATTTTTTGACGTGATTCTTCTTCTCCTGAATTAGTAGTACAAGGTTTATCAAGCAATGTTTTAAACTAAACTATTGATTCCTCTGATGATTCCTGAAGTATCCCTTTCTTTTCACAAGTGAATCAGTTTGCATCACTAAGAtgagcgatgtcgatgtcggcaGAAATAGACTGATTGTTGTGCTAGTTTTATTCGTCTGTTGCAAATGAATCAGGTTTGCACGAGtaacatgatcaacgtggacagaAAATGGCTTTTGATTTCCCCTTCTTAATTAGTAAATATTTCATTACTAAGCGATTGCTCAATGCCTATATATTTCTTGAATTTTTTGTTTATTTGCAGGTAATATATTTTCTTAAGGTGACACCACATAATTTGTGTCGTCCTGAATCTTGGCTCAGTTCCAAGGGCCATCTCTGAAATTTTGTTATCCAAACGAAATCAGGTGAGCCAACATACTGACCTTTTGAAACTAGACAAAATCGAGGTAGTTGAATAATAGCTTGATTTTTTACGCCTGAAATGATTGGACAGTGAGGTCACATGAGAGTATTTCGTCACACTAGCTACTAATTTGCTCAATTTCAAAAGAATCATCAGCGGTACATAGGCCAAAACAACCACCAGTGTATAATATGTGTCTCTTTATCGAGGGTATAATCTTCGTTCTACAAATGGACTTGCCATTGCTTTCTTATTCCGAGACATGTGCGTGATGTCAATTTTTTTCCGGCCGGTGATACATCAGAATCTGTCGTTCTGGACCGACTTTGTCCCAGAGATCATCTATGCGTATTTTATTTGTGCGATGTAAACTTCTTTACCGCGACAACGAATATGTATTGCTTGTCTTGATTTGCACGCAAAATCATTGTCCTGGTAACATAGGGGCACCGAGGCCACAAAAGGAAACAAATGCGACTAATTATCGGTCAACCAAGAGTTAACTTATTTTTTggcaaatatgagttatatgcttgaaaaatcacaagttgaaatgtcgtgccccttgaatacgagtacctaaacctcatgctactcaacttaggtcccaagcaAGTTATTATTATTGTAactatacatgtatcattgagaacacCAACGGGGTACCTCCTGCCCCATGATATAGAAGTACTCATTCCGATATGGGAACAATCCCATACCAAAATGACAAGAtgaacagacaatgagcatctcagcaatcctTTTACTTACTATGGGCATAACTTTTTATTGAAGATgcgtcatagaatgctcactaggtttgctgtaaatttccaccatgaatgatgcggcTTAAGTTGGCCGCCCAGGCGTTTCTCTAAGATATATACAACCTTCATGGAcatacaagtttccattttatttcacaccgctaggcatccataaacaaaagaacatgatatcaactaaaagtaataagtgcaatgttgaaagtgtgccccatgaaagcatggttgtgctaactcccaaatcgtaatttgcaagcatataatcttcataagatagtcacaatggctcagtttattaagtgcaagaaagtaaatgtgccatcaagttcgtgagagctttactaactaattttctcatgaatttttttatttggaagataaataaaaacatgatgaatgtaCTTGAAATAGCAATGAtactagtaggtagatatggtggatacAATTGGAAAACTTTGATTTTtattggttggatgcacgagtagagctcatactcagtacagacgaaggctagcaaaaaactGGGAGCGACTaaataagagagcaataatggccataatcatgcatagcgacaaaaaattattaatcaaagcataaatgatattacaagtcaaaaactaaatgatcatggaggctttagttgactggttgcagtcataacatgatgtaaacatgtgccaagtcaaccaatGAAGCATCAAagaagaataccacaatattatgctttgtatgatggaaacaatacatgattctttcaatggcacattaagcactctcagctatttgagacaagtcatgctatgaaaataaatactaagcatataacAAGAATAACattcaacatgacatgccaaagtctatgccataatctagacaagctttcttttgcatcactataagcatgaatcattttacttgtctccaacaccaatcaacttatttgaaacaactctcataggtAATAATAAGTAAAGACCAGCGAGATAATCgtacataaataaagaaaactaacaagctctgaacaaaataagaATGGAAAAAAGAGCTAAATGCAGTACTAGTAaattagaacactcgcagaacaataagagtgaaaactagagtgttttatgcaatgaaaacggagcttgtctctctcccacacaacaaTGCTAGAATCCAATCATATGCTATAGCAAacaaaaaaactaaactaaaaaaattaattatgctccaaaaacaacacatagtatatgaagcaatacaAATATATCTTATAGAAAGATGACCTGATGCTttattgatgaagaggggatgccttgggcatccctaagTTTTGGCGCttctacctcttggatatttcttggggtggcaGAGGCATcccaagcttgagattttgtcgattcttcatctcattacatcattcttctctctctacacttgaaaacttccttcatacaaaacttcacacatacCACCCGAGGCACAAATACCGAGCCCAAGTGACATAGGCATTCccaatgggtctgccgaagatggtacccggggtttactgaaggcccacgacccgaaggataagaagaatcggaagcccaagttgctagttaaggaaagctagagttgtattaggagagaacacttgtaatattgcgggatgagttggaaaccctcccggactctgtaacttgtgtatcacgaatccctcggctccaactcctatataagggggagccgagggacaaagaaagcattgaTTCatcgtctcacaaaccctagtttttatatcgtcgagtacttttcggctaaaaccttcgagatctacttgccctctactttcgacTAAAACCCATgtctacaactcgtaggcattgacaagttaatcccttgtcaattggcgccgtctgtgggaattagaggcgtcaaggatcagatctcgatggcacgttcaagatcgtcgacttcatcaacaacaagcaacgcaatggatcgaggtaaacagatcgaaactggtcctttcgattttgttcctcacccgccctcccgtttggatgcatatgcgtatctggaggagcctatggagatgacgttcggaaggttccactttcgcgtcgggaaagagggagcgtatcgtctcgaaattccgatctcatcgggattatcgacaatcgattccgattttttgaactcaacatcgtcaatcgagtcaggcgaggaggagacttcatcgccacgcttcatcagcaccagggcaagcaaaaagctcgccaagatcttcagcgacatgtccttcgagtcatctgcagactccgatataagcgatgactcgagcagcttcgacagcttcaacttcatcgactgatgcactaccgttggcaaggtcttcaccaatctttatgatggtgtcaccaaacccagcaaggctcaaaattcaaaatatcatcagatttatgccatcggagaaacaagtcgcgatcaggaggagacatca
This Lolium perenne isolate Kyuss_39 chromosome 1, Kyuss_2.0, whole genome shotgun sequence DNA region includes the following protein-coding sequences:
- the LOC127320908 gene encoding histone H2A.2.2, producing the protein MDASKGKKFAAKKLGGPRKKSVTRSVKAGLQFPVGRIGRYLKKGRYAKRVGTGAPVYLAAVLEYLAAEVLELAGNAARDNKKSRIVPRHLLLAIRNDQELGRLLGGVTIAHGGVLPNINPVLLPKKSVEKAEKAAAKSPKKAAKSPKKAAKA